The nucleotide window ATTCCGGAGGGCGAGGCAATCGGGTCCGTAACTCCTTGCATGCTCTGTGAGAACAGTGTATATTCGGCTTTCTGTGGACACTGCACAAAGTACATCCGTCTCCGCCCATGTCACCGAAACGCTGCATACATTGCCAGAAGCCGATTCCGTTACGAAAGCGCTTCAGCCGTCGTTGCCCCTTCTGCTTCAAGGCCTTTCGCCGTCGCAGCGGAATCAGCGAGCGTGGAACCGCGGGGCAATGGATGGAGGACCGCGGCAAATCCTTCTGGTTCTTGCTGCTCAGTGCGGTTCTGGTGATTGGCGGTGCCATGGGGCAGATTCTGGGCCAGCCGGACCTCATCAATTTCATCGACGCGCGACCTGTCTGGTTCTTCGTGTCGGTATTCTGGCTGGCGATGTTCGCCTCGGTGATCGGCCGTATCTTCTTTCCCTTGCTCCTGGGCGCGCCGACCATCTTGCGCAAAGAGCGGCACATGATCAGGCAGTACAAGACTCTGACCGCTATCGGTTTTGTGCTGGGCGTGGTTTTGGCCGTGTTGATGATCGGAGCGGATCGACTGTGGCAGGTCTTTCCGGGAACGGCTTTTTTGGTGACGGTTCCGATCGCCCTCATGTGGGGTTATCTGGCGTTAGTGCTGCAGGAGGGTGACTACGACGATGATCGGGTGTGGAGTTTTCTGTCGGAGATCGGCGCATCGGATCGCCTGGAACACCGGCAGAACGGCTACTTTGCATTGATCGGGCTGCCCCTGGCGGGACTGCTGTTCTTCTACTTCATGACGCATCCCTGGATGGCTTGGGCGATTCGCAATTCCACGCTGCTGGCAATGTTCCGCGAACTTTGGCGCAGGGCGACGGATCGTTCCACACTGGGCGGCGGATTAGGATAGTCGCCCGGCCTGACGGTCGGCGGGCGCGCATTGCAGCGGGCTGGTGAAGTCCGCGGGTCTAAACCAATATTTGGCTACAGAATGGCAAAGCAGAGAGTTGACAAGCGCCTTGTTTCGGCGACGGATTTTGCGGAGTTGAAGCATCCGCGCGCCTTGGCGTTGAGCCCGGACGGCGAATTGCTGGCATACACTCAGTGGTGGTGTGACCTGGCAAAGCAGAAGTACTTTGCCAATTTGCATATCTTGGAGACGCGCACCGGCGACAGCCATCAGTGGACGTTCGGTGAACACAGCGATCGCGCTCCCGTGTGGTCGCCCGACGGCACGAAGCTGGCGTTCTTACGGGTAGAGCAGGGCGCGGACTGCATCTTCGTGGTCGCGCGCTCGGGCGGCGCTCCGCAGCGGCTATTTAAGCGGCGCGGGAGCTTGGATTCCGTAAAGTGGGCGCAGGGCGGAGAATGCTTAATTCTCAGATTCCGTCCGGCCGATCCCGACGAAGCGGCGGACACCGCGGTTGCACAGGACAAGCAGCCTGAGGAGAAGCAGCCCGCGGTGCGCAAACTCAGCCGGCTGTATTACCGGTTGGACGGCGACGGGTTCTTCCCGCAGGAGCGCTATCAGCTCTACAAGCTTAGCCTCGCTGACGGCAAGCTCACGCAGTTGACCAAAGGGTTGGAAGATGTCGGCGGGTTCGATGTTGCGCCCGACGGCGCGCACGTCTGTTACATCGCGAATATTCAGCGCGATCCGGACACGAAGCCGTATCACCAGCAGTTATTCGTGCTCAACCTCAAGTCGCGCAAAAGCCAAGCGCTGAGGGTGGGTTTCGGCGAAAAGCATTCGCCGACTTACAGTCCGGACGGCCGGCACCTGGTCTATTTCGGTCACCACAACCTGAAAGACGCGTGGAGTGTCGAACCGGTTCACCCGTGGCTGGTTGACTTGAAGAGCGGCAAGGAGCGGAATCTGACGCCGAACTTCGATCGGATGGCCGGCGATCAATCGATCGGTGATCTTGGATTCGGTTCCGATTCGCCCGTGGTGGTTTGGAGCGGCGACGGCAAGTCGTTCTACTATCAGGTCTCCGACGAAGGCGACGTTTACCTCGTGCGCAAGGACCTGCGGGTGGGCGATCCGGAGCGGATCTGGCACGTGAAAGGCTGTGTTCCGCTATGGGACCTGGCGGCGGACAAGCTCGTGCTGCATCACCTGGACTTTCACGATCTGGGGACGCTGCACATCTGCCGCAAGGCCGGCGCGGCGCGTCCGGTATTCCACGTGCTCCGAAAGTTCAATGCGGAGTACGAAGCGCAGCGGGAACTCGGCCGGGTGCGCGAAGTGCACTTCAAGTCAGCGGACGGCGCGCGCGTGCATGGCTGGCTGTTGACGCCGCCCGACTTCAATCCAAAGCGGAAGTACCCTTCGATTCTGGAAGTACACGGCGGGCCGCGGGCACAGTACGCGCGGGTGTTTTTCCACGAGATGCAATATCTTGCGGCGCAGGGTTATGTGGTGATGTTCACGAATCCGCGCGGTTCACAGGGCTACGGGCGGGACTTCGCCGGCGCCATTATCGCGGCCTGGGGCACGAAGGATTACGATGATGTGATGGCTGCCGCGGACTGGCTGGAAGCGCAGCCATACATCGACAAGCGGCGGATCGGGATCACCGGCGGTTCGTACGGCGGCTATATGACGAATATCGTGGTCGGTCGCACGCGCCGGTTTCGCGCGGCGGTTACCCAGCGCTCGGTCTTTGATCTCGAGTCGTTCTGCGGCACGTCGGACATTGGCCACCTCGACAGCTATGAGTTCGGCGGGTTCCCGTGGGAGAATCCGGATGGCTATCGAGTCCAGAATCCGCTCACCTATGTCGGCAATATCCATACGCCGCTCTTGATCGAACATCAGGAAGCGGATTTTCGCTGTCCAATTGAGCAGGCGGAGCAGCTGTACGGCCAACTGAAGCTCAGGGGCAGAATCGTCGAGCTGCACCGCTATCCGGAAGAGAGCCACGGCATGTCGCGCGGCGGCCGGCCGGACCGCCGCGTGATCCGACTGGAGGCGATGGCGGGCTGGTTCAAGAAATACATGAAGTAAGGCGCGGCGTACGTTGCAGGTCAATCGTGTAGGAGCGATCATGCCTCGAGTTATGCAACGGAAAGGCCAGGAGTGTTGGTCAGGACACGCGGGGGCGTCGAACCCCCGCGTGTCCAGTAATGCATGGGTTTAGCGCAGGAGGCAAGGGCAATGATTCCGGGAGTTCGGGTTAGGATCTTGAAATGGATCGTGCGGTTGTTGATAACAGTGGTAGCCGTGATCGCGGTTGCGGCCGGCTACATCTACTGGGCATCAAGCGCAGTCCTAAACAAGGACTACAGCCACATTGCGAAGGGACAGCCGATTTATGCGCCGGGCGACAGTGCGGCCCTGGTGTGGGGGACGCACTTGGCGAAATCGATCGCGATGTGCGAGGAGTGTCACGGCGAAGGCATGACGGGGTTTACGTTAGTGGACGATCCGATGTTTGGCCGGCTCGCGACACCCAACGTGACGCGTGGCGGCAAAGGCAGCGAAGTCCCGGCGAGCTTTGATATTGCGGATTTTGAGCGCTTGATTCGGCACGGTGTCACACCGAAGAATAGGGGTGTGATCCTGATGCCGTCTTTTCACTACTGCTACATCTCGGACGAGGATATTGCCGCGTTGTGGACTTGGTACACTTCGTTGAAGCCGGTGGACAAAGAAGTTGAAGGGCCTCGTTACGGCCCGATTGCACGGATGCTGATCGCACAGGACAAGTTCACGAAGTTATCACCGGAAATGGTGAATCATACGGCGAAGCGTCCTGCGAAGCCCGTGGCGGGAGAGTCGTGGGAGTATGGTGAATACCTCGCGCACGTGGGCTGTACGGGCTGTCACGGCATGGACCTGTCGGGAGGTCCGATCGAGGGCGGGCCACCGGAATGGCCGTTGGCCGCGAATTTGACGCGCGGCGGCATTGGCGCGACGTACACGGAAGCGGATTTCTTTCGCGCGCTGCGCGAGGGCATCCGCCCGGGGGGCAAGCCGCTGTCGGCGGTGATGCCGTTCAAGCGCACGACGAACTTGACAGATTCGGAGATTCGCGCGTTGTGGCTTTACGTTCAGCACGTTCCGGCCAAGCCGGTGGGCAGCTTTGTATGGAAGGATGAGCAGCGGCCGTAGGCGGAGCAGGGACAGGATCACAAGAAGAGAGATATATTCGGAGCGCGGAGCAACTGCAATGCTACGAATCGCGACGATCGCAGGCTCACTGCGAATGGGGTCGTACAATCGGATGCTGATTGAATTGGCCGAGGGCTATCTCGAACAGACGGATGTTGAGATCGATCGGCTCGACTTGCGTGACTTTCCGCTTCCGGTGTATGACGGGGATATTGAGGAGAAGCACGGGCTGCCGCAGGCCGCGTGGACGCTGAAGGCGCGACTCGCGGCAGCCCATGGCGTGCTGATCGCCGCCCCCGAGTACAATCACGGCATGTCGGGCATGTTCAAGAACATGATCGACTGGACCAGCCGGGGCAATTCTAACCCGTGGGAAAGCAAGGTGATAAGTCTGATGGGCGCGACGGATGGGCCATGGGGCACGTTGCGCGCCATGCCGCAGTACCGGCAGACCTTTCTTTCCCTGGGAGCGCTACTCCATCCGCAATTTCTCAGCGTTCCATATGCGAACAAGGTCTGGCAGGCTGACGGGGAAATGGTCGATCAGACAGTGGCTCCCCGAGTCGAGAAACATGTTCGACGGTTTGTGGATTTGACCAGACGATTGAGAATCGCTTAGCTCTGGTCCCATAAGGAGTTAGTCGAAAGACCCGGTTCACAGACCGGGTCTTCTGCATTGATGAAATGCACCTGTGCGCAGCGCGTCGCATAAGTGGGCCACGAGAGTAGTCGCCCGAAATTTTCGTGCTTTCCCAGCAGCCCCTTGACATCGCGGTCTGTATTGCTTACCTTTTTGGTAAGATTCACGAAGCTGTACAACAATAAACAGGAGTAGTAGTCCGTGAAAAGATTCACTTGTATTACCTTGTTTGTGGTTACTCTGATGTTGGATGCCTCGTTCGCAAACGCGCCGCAGTACGTCAATTATCAGGGGACCCTTGCAAGCCCCGACGGCACGCCGCTCGATACGACGGTAGCTGTCACAGTCTCGATCTACAATTCCCCTTCCGGCGGTGGGCCGCTTTGGTCGTCGACCTTTGAAGCGGTGACGGTCACGGATGGACAGTTCACGGTCCTCTTGGGAAGTCAGGAGCCGCTGTTGGGCCTCTTTTTGGCGCCGACTCGGTGGCTCGGCGTGACCATCGGGAACAACACGGAGATGACCCCGCGGCAAGTGATGGTTTCGGTACCGTATGCCTACCGCGTCGGCTCGATTGATACAACGAGCGGCGGCACAGTGTTCGGGAACGTGACGGTTTCAGGCGGCAACCTGCAGGTCAGCGGCAAGCTGAACGTGGGAAGCGGCAACACAAACACAGGGAGTTTCGCCAATGTGTTGGGGCAGGACAATCTCTCGTCGGGTCTGAATGCGGTGGTGGGCGGTGGGCGCAATAGCAAGGCGCGAGGAAGCTATTCTGTGGTTGCGGGCGGCGGCGGGGCGGCGCCAGACGATTCCAACTCGGCCAGTGGTGATTATTCCGCCATTGGCGGCGGCGCGCGCAATTTTGCTTCCGGCGCGGGTTCCACCGTTCCCGGCGGTCTCAATAACACAGCGCAGGGGACCAATTCCTTCGCGTCCGGGCGCAGCGCGTATGCTTTCCACGACGGGTGCTTCGTCTGGGGCGATAACAACTCAGCCGTGGTTCAGTCCTATGATCTCAATATGTTTATGGCCCGGGCTACCGGGGGTTTTCACCTCTTCACCAACACCGCGCTGAATGCCGGCGCTCTTCTCCTGCCGGGCGGTGGAGCGTGGAGCACGTTCTCGGACAGCACAAAGAAGCGTAATGCGCGTGTTGTGGACACCAAGTCTATTTTGGAGAAGGTAAGGTCCCTGCCGATCAAGCAGTGGAGCTACAACTCTCAGAATCCATCCTTTGAACATGTTGGCCCGATGGCGCAGGATTTCTACGCGGCCTTCGGGCTGGGCGAGTGTGACACGCTGATTTCCACGATTGATCCGGATGGGATTGCGCTGGCGGCGATTCAGGAGCTGGCAAAGCGGTTGGAAGCAGTCGAAGCCGAGAACATGACCCTGCGTTCGCGGCTTCAAACTTTAGAGGCAAGTGACAAGCAGTCCTTGAACAAACCCACGGAGTAGATGGCCATGAAGCGGTTCGTACTCTCGGTTCTATTGCTGGCGACTCAAGCTTCTGCCATTCCGCTGCTGGTCAATTACCAGGGTCAGCTCACCAGCTCCGGCGGAACGCCGTTGGACACAACCGTGAGCATAGCCGTTCGCATGTACACGGGTGCGGTCGGCGGTGCGCAATTGTGGGCGGAGACACACTCCGCTGTGCCGGTCGCCGACGGTCAGTTCCAGGTTAGCCTGGGCGAACTCTCCAGCTTGACCGATGTCATTTTCAATCAGCCGCAAGTATGGCTCGGAGTGACCATCGGGAGCGACAGTGAACTGAGCCCGCGGACGCAACTGACATCTGTTGCCTATTCCTACTACACGGGAACGGTACACGCGGCAACCGGGGGAACGGTGACCGGTGATGTCACGATTCTCGGCAAAGGCAACATCGGGACCGGCAATGCCAATACCGGCAGCGGTGCGTTTGTCGCGGGCAGCAATAATTTCGCCACGGGCCAGAATTCGACGGTCGGCGGCGGAACGGGAAACATCGCGGAGAATTTGGCGGCCGTCGTAAGCGGCGGCGCTTCCAACTTCGCTCGCGGCGCATATTCCACGGTTGCAGGCGGCGGCGGAACGACGCTCGCGGATTCCAATCTGGCCTCCGGTGACTATTCGGTCGTCAGCGGCGGGGCGGGGAATGCCGCCGATGGTTTTGTTGCCACGATCGCCGGCGGGTCGCGAAACATTGCTTCGGGATCGCGCGCCGCCATCGGCGGCGGCCGCGTGAATCGCGCCCGCGGAGATTTCTCCGTCGTGGCGGGCGGCGGCGGAACGGCTCTCGCCGATTCCAATTCCGCGAATTTCCCCTACGGCACGATTGGCGGCGGACAGGGCAATCACATTCTCGCGGACTATGGCACGATCTCCGGCGGTCTGGGAAATGAAGTCGGCTGGAGTTCGGCGGTCGTTGGCGGAGAGCACAACGCGGCACAGGGAAATGCCGCCTTTATCGGCGGCGGTGTGAATAATTATGCGCGCGGCCCGTACTCGGTCATTTGCGGGGGAGGAAATGCCGTCGCCTCGGATTCCAATGCCATCGGCACCAACGGCTGGTACAGCTTTATCGGCGGGGGCCATCACAATACTGTCAGTAACCCCGAGGCGGTGGTCGTGGGGGGTGTCTTAAATCACGCCGAGGGCCACGCGTTTGTCGGGGGCGGGTATGGCAACGATGCGGCGGGCAATTACTCGGCGATCGGAGCCGGAGCTTCCAATACTGCATCCGGCGCCTACTCAACCATCGGCGCGGGCCGCGATAATGCAACCGACGATACAGCTTCGACGGTCGCCGGAGGACGATACTGTCGCGCGCGCGGCCGCTATTCATCAGTGCTTGGTGGCGGAGGTTATAATGCCGCTGACTCCAACTCCGCAACGGGCGATTGGTCCACGGTGCTCGGTGGGCGCGCGTCGCGGGCCACCGCGGACTATGCCATTGCTCTGGGCCGCAAGGCCGTCGCCATGCATACCGGCAGCATTGTCATCACCGACGGGAATGACATCGCGTTTAACTCAACCGCCGACAATCAGTGTATCATTCGGGCCAGCGGCGGAACCACGATCTACTCGGCCGCGTTGCCATTTTCCGGAGTATCCCTTGCCGCCGGAGGAAATGCATGGGTTGGCGTCTCCGACAGCACCAGAAAACGCGACATCCGTCTGACAGACACCAGATCCGTGCTCGCGAAGGTTTCATCACTTCCCGTTAAGGACTGGGAGTACAAATCCGAAGCTATAGGCGTCGAGCACATGGGTCCGATGGCGCAGGATTTTTGGAATGCGTTTCATCTGGGCAGTGATTCGCTCGGGATTGCCACGAATGACGCGGATGGGGTGTTGTTCGCGGCAGTGCGGGAGTTGGCACAAAGGAATGCTGAATTAAGCACGGCTGTGAGGCACCACGAGGCCAGGCTGCTGGAGCTCGAGGCAAGGTTGGACAAAATCGCGTCCGCGACGGCGGGTGGCTTGACAGACATAGCTACAGGCGTTACATTGGTGAACGGAAAGCGAGGACAGTAGAATGAAGCGCATATCACGGGTGCTGAACATTGGCTTAGTGCTTTGCCTGACAGCGGTTCCGCTGTCGGCGGTGGCCCAGCCGCAACAGAGCGAAAACTTCCGGATCACGAAGTCGGTCCTCGACGCGGGCGGGGGTGCCTCCTCCTCAGCAAATTTCCAGCTCCATAGCGCGTTCGGCCAACCCACCCCGATTGGGGTCCAGACCAGCGAGAACTTCATCCTCTACGCCGGGTACCTGACTCCGACTCTGGCACCCGGGGTTCTGAACCCGATTGACGACCTCGTGGTGGCGCGGGTAGTAGGACCGGCCAACGATGTCCGGCTCAACTGGGGGAGAATTCCCGCCGCAGCTCAGTACAAGGTCTATCGCTCCAACGACCCGAATTTCGTACCCGGCGGTGGCAATTTCCTCGTGGCGGCGACGGACACGTTCTACCTCGACCCGGGAGTCCTGTCCGGCCCGGAAGTCAAGTATTACTATATTGTAACGGCCACGGACGGGGCCGGGCTGCTGCTCACTCCGATCACGGCGCCCGCACGACCGGCGAGGGTGGCCTTGCAGCCGTCGCCGCTGGAGGCTGTTCCCGATGGGAGCACCACACCTGTCCCGAGTGTTCAGCCGTTGGATCCCAACCAGAAACCGTCGCCGGAGCCTAAGCGGCGGTCAGACATCCGATAACAGTCTTCCATAGCGCCGAAATGTGCGAAAGAGGCTGCTTCGGCGGCCTCTTTTGTTTTGGTGCGAAATGGCGGGCAAAGTGGGTCGGGGTTGGTTCTTGACATTAATCCTCAAAATCCCTATACTTGTGATTCACGGTCAGACACGAGTCGGGTGCAGTAAGGGCCTGGAAACGTGCGGTTTGCGCCCGTAGCTCAACTGGATAGAGCGTCTGGCTACGGACCAGAAGGTTTGGGGTTCGAATCCCTACGGGCGTACGAAGACAGATAGTCCCACTCCGCGGTAGTCCCCCAGCGAGGCGGGAGAGCAAGAGTTCAACCCCGCACGTGCGGGGTTTTGCATGGATCGAAACCGAACAAACTCCCACCAATTTCCCATTGGCTCGGATACGAGGTTGCTAATACAGTGAAGAAGCGGATTTGGGACGAGCA belongs to candidate division KSB1 bacterium and includes:
- a CDS encoding c-type cytochrome; its protein translation is MKWIVRLLITVVAVIAVAAGYIYWASSAVLNKDYSHIAKGQPIYAPGDSAALVWGTHLAKSIAMCEECHGEGMTGFTLVDDPMFGRLATPNVTRGGKGSEVPASFDIADFERLIRHGVTPKNRGVILMPSFHYCYISDEDIAALWTWYTSLKPVDKEVEGPRYGPIARMLIAQDKFTKLSPEMVNHTAKRPAKPVAGESWEYGEYLAHVGCTGCHGMDLSGGPIEGGPPEWPLAANLTRGGIGATYTEADFFRALREGIRPGGKPLSAVMPFKRTTNLTDSEIRALWLYVQHVPAKPVGSFVWKDEQRP
- a CDS encoding NAD(P)H-dependent oxidoreductase; the encoded protein is MLRIATIAGSLRMGSYNRMLIELAEGYLEQTDVEIDRLDLRDFPLPVYDGDIEEKHGLPQAAWTLKARLAAAHGVLIAAPEYNHGMSGMFKNMIDWTSRGNSNPWESKVISLMGATDGPWGTLRAMPQYRQTFLSLGALLHPQFLSVPYANKVWQADGEMVDQTVAPRVEKHVRRFVDLTRRLRIA
- a CDS encoding tail fiber domain-containing protein; this encodes MKRFVLSVLLLATQASAIPLLVNYQGQLTSSGGTPLDTTVSIAVRMYTGAVGGAQLWAETHSAVPVADGQFQVSLGELSSLTDVIFNQPQVWLGVTIGSDSELSPRTQLTSVAYSYYTGTVHAATGGTVTGDVTILGKGNIGTGNANTGSGAFVAGSNNFATGQNSTVGGGTGNIAENLAAVVSGGASNFARGAYSTVAGGGGTTLADSNLASGDYSVVSGGAGNAADGFVATIAGGSRNIASGSRAAIGGGRVNRARGDFSVVAGGGGTALADSNSANFPYGTIGGGQGNHILADYGTISGGLGNEVGWSSAVVGGEHNAAQGNAAFIGGGVNNYARGPYSVICGGGNAVASDSNAIGTNGWYSFIGGGHHNTVSNPEAVVVGGVLNHAEGHAFVGGGYGNDAAGNYSAIGAGASNTASGAYSTIGAGRDNATDDTASTVAGGRYCRARGRYSSVLGGGGYNAADSNSATGDWSTVLGGRASRATADYAIALGRKAVAMHTGSIVITDGNDIAFNSTADNQCIIRASGGTTIYSAALPFSGVSLAAGGNAWVGVSDSTRKRDIRLTDTRSVLAKVSSLPVKDWEYKSEAIGVEHMGPMAQDFWNAFHLGSDSLGIATNDADGVLFAAVRELAQRNAELSTAVRHHEARLLELEARLDKIASATAGGLTDIATGVTLVNGKRGQ
- a CDS encoding tail fiber domain-containing protein is translated as MKRFTCITLFVVTLMLDASFANAPQYVNYQGTLASPDGTPLDTTVAVTVSIYNSPSGGGPLWSSTFEAVTVTDGQFTVLLGSQEPLLGLFLAPTRWLGVTIGNNTEMTPRQVMVSVPYAYRVGSIDTTSGGTVFGNVTVSGGNLQVSGKLNVGSGNTNTGSFANVLGQDNLSSGLNAVVGGGRNSKARGSYSVVAGGGGAAPDDSNSASGDYSAIGGGARNFASGAGSTVPGGLNNTAQGTNSFASGRSAYAFHDGCFVWGDNNSAVVQSYDLNMFMARATGGFHLFTNTALNAGALLLPGGGAWSTFSDSTKKRNARVVDTKSILEKVRSLPIKQWSYNSQNPSFEHVGPMAQDFYAAFGLGECDTLISTIDPDGIALAAIQELAKRLEAVEAENMTLRSRLQTLEASDKQSLNKPTE
- a CDS encoding S9 family peptidase — encoded protein: MAKQRVDKRLVSATDFAELKHPRALALSPDGELLAYTQWWCDLAKQKYFANLHILETRTGDSHQWTFGEHSDRAPVWSPDGTKLAFLRVEQGADCIFVVARSGGAPQRLFKRRGSLDSVKWAQGGECLILRFRPADPDEAADTAVAQDKQPEEKQPAVRKLSRLYYRLDGDGFFPQERYQLYKLSLADGKLTQLTKGLEDVGGFDVAPDGAHVCYIANIQRDPDTKPYHQQLFVLNLKSRKSQALRVGFGEKHSPTYSPDGRHLVYFGHHNLKDAWSVEPVHPWLVDLKSGKERNLTPNFDRMAGDQSIGDLGFGSDSPVVVWSGDGKSFYYQVSDEGDVYLVRKDLRVGDPERIWHVKGCVPLWDLAADKLVLHHLDFHDLGTLHICRKAGAARPVFHVLRKFNAEYEAQRELGRVREVHFKSADGARVHGWLLTPPDFNPKRKYPSILEVHGGPRAQYARVFFHEMQYLAAQGYVVMFTNPRGSQGYGRDFAGAIIAAWGTKDYDDVMAAADWLEAQPYIDKRRIGITGGSYGGYMTNIVVGRTRRFRAAVTQRSVFDLESFCGTSDIGHLDSYEFGGFPWENPDGYRVQNPLTYVGNIHTPLLIEHQEADFRCPIEQAEQLYGQLKLRGRIVELHRYPEESHGMSRGGRPDRRVIRLEAMAGWFKKYMK